The Nocardia sp. NBC_00508 nucleotide sequence CTGCACGAGCTCGTCGAATACGTCCTGCGAACCATGCAGTCGTTCTTCGTTTCCCCGGGCAATCCACCACGGAGCGAGGACGATCTTCGACGATATCTGCGACGTTGGATGGGCGCGGCGATCATCGCTCAACTGCATCCATCGCCAAGTGTTTAGGTATCCCTGACGACGCGAGGGCGTTGTCGAATCCGGACCGTCGTGGGCGACCACGCACAGCATGCCGATCAGGCGGGGGCTGCCCGTGCTCGCTGCTCCCAACGCCTGGGGGCCACCTCGAACGGTTCACATATTCCGCCAAATCGCTTCCCTAGACGTTGAGCCATCGATTATCGTGTCGTTATCTAACGGCACGTTAAACGACGGGTAAATCTTATGGAGCATGCAATGAAGCAGCGGCCGGTGCGTCGAGTGGTGGCCATCGCCTTGATCGGAGGCGCACTGGTGACGCCAGCTATCGTCTCGCCAGAGCCTCAGGTGGCTGTCAGCGCGGACCGGTATTCGCATGACCCTGCGGACCGGCGTGGTTCAGGGGTTGGAGAGCGCAGCCGGAGCAGCAATCACGGGGGGTACGGAGGCCGCAACGAGCGCCCCTGTCAGTACACCCCTGAGGGGTACTGCACCGGAAGGCGCTGACAGCGGCAGCCGAGTCCCTGCGCGCAGCCAGGCTCGTCGGTCACCCTGGAGGCTCATCTACTGATTCGCCGATGTGCGTCGTGGCGCCGCGTCGAGGCGATGTGGTGTTCTGCGGGTCAGTGGGATGTCGTGGTTCCCAGCGGATGCAACGACCAGGGCACCGCCTCGATCGGGACCGATGCGGTAGATCGATCCATCCGGCTCGTCCTGGATCCGGTAGTGAATTCGGGATCGGTTCCCATAATGACGCGCCCCTCGCTGTTGACCAGCACTACCCGCTGACCGGCGGCCCGGAATCGCGGAAGCAAGGCCTCCTCGATCGAAGCCACCGGCACATCGGCACCGGCAATTCCGAGGAAGGTCTCCGATCTGGTCGTGACCGGTATCGCGAATGTGCAAACGTACTGATCGGTGCACGCGTAATCGAGGTGCGGCCCTTGCACCCATCGCCGACCCTCGTCGCGCGGGATCGCGAACCAGTCCATTGCGGCGTAGTCGTAGAAGTATTCATTGTGGGGATTCAATTCCAGCACCAGGCGTTGCGGTCCACGTCGCGCGTCCAGAAGCCACCACTCCAGGTATCGGGGGCGATCCATGAGAACGCTGTCGGCCATCACGACGCCTGCACCGTTGACCAGCCGTCCGCGCCGCTCGAGCTCGCCGACGATGATCTCGCGCAGCGGTGCGAGATCTATCGACCGGGGAGCGGACCGCCGCTTTTCGGCGAGACCATCCCATAGGGTTGTCAGCGCGGTTCCGATGGTTGCCAGCGACAGGTAAACGTCGTCGGCCAGCTTCGTGACGGCATCAGCGAGCGACTCGACGGTCACCGAGGCGGGAAAGTTATCGGTGTCCCTCATCAATCACTGAGCTCCAAGCGTAGGGCGACGAGGCGGCGGATGCGTGATTCAGTATGTGATTCTGCCAGTTCTCTCGCTCGGCCATCGTCTTCTCGTTCGATCGCATCCACCAGGTCGCGATGGGCGGTCGCCTCGGCCGCCGGGTCCAGTTTCAGCCGGGGTAGCCAGAGCAGGGCGGAGAGTTCGGCCTGCAGGGCGACCTCGGCGCGGGTCAGCCGGGTGGACTGCGCGCACACCGCCATCTCGATATGGAAGCGGCTGTCGGCCCGGCGTGCCGTCGCGAGTTCGGTGCTGTCCTTCAGCCGGTCGGCGAGGGCGCGGAGCCGGGCTATATCGGCGCGCAATCCGCGGCGCGCGGCGAACACAGCAGCCGCTCCGGTGACGGCGAAGTGTTCGTCCCCGAGATCGCGCAGCTCCTGGATGCTCATCTGCTGCAACCGCACCAGCGAGGTGTTCTCGAGGACTTCCGCCGAGCCGCGGATGAAGCTGCCTCCCCCGCGCCCGCGCTTGGTGTGGACGATTCCCTGCTGCCGGAGTACGGCCAGCGCCTCCCGCAGGGTCATCGTCGACACACCCAACTGGTTGGCGAGATCGGTCTCGCTCGGCAACTGCTGGCCGTCCGCCATCACGCCGAGGCTGATCGCAGCGGATAGCCGCTGCACCACTGCCTCGGTTTTCGGACCGCCACCCTCGAGTGGTGACAGCACAGCACCGAGCGCGGTCAATCCGGCACTCTCCTGGTGGGGCAACACGACTCCTCGTGACGGGGCGTAACACTATTCTAGACCTGAACAATTGAAATATGAACTATAAAGTTATATGAAGTAGTCACGCCGTCGACCTCGACGTGCTGGTCGGGTATCGATTCTCGGGCCGGACCGCCCGCCGGAGCCTAGGCGTGTTTCGCGGCCATCGAGCGGTCCGGGTCCTCGCCGGACGCCTGAATCTCCTCAGAAGACCGTTCCGCGGAACTGCGGCTGCCGAGATGAGGGCGGGATGGGCGGCAGGATTCAACAAGTTACTCACGCGGAACCATTGAACTATGAAATCTAATGTCTTATGTTCAAGACCGTGCGAACAGCCGACTTGGGTACTTTGACGCGCAGGCGTCACGATCGAAGCAGGAATCCCCGATGTCCGAGAACCCGACCAGTCCTGGCGAGCGCCTCCGGTGGTGCATCCGTGACCAAGCCGAGTTGCCAGCCGAGATAGCGGCGCATAGCCGAGTGCGGCCACTTGATGGTCGCCGAATGCGAGAGACAAGCGCACGGCGACGGGGTGGCGAAGATGGATGATGTACGCCGCACGGAAGTCGACGGACTGCGTGTGACCTGGGGTTTGGTTCAGCATCATCTGATTGCGATTGTCGCCGTGCACGACGCATCCGACGCTTCGCCGGTGGTAGCCTTCAGCCCCGGCAACTATCCGGATCTCGCGCAAGCACGAGAACTTCTTCCAGAACTGGCGAGGCTGTGGGATGCGGTCCGCCACGAATTCTGGGCGAAACTCATCCCGCCGGGACCGCTGGGGGCCGGACGGCGGGCATGGGCGTGACGTTGCTTCTCGCGCATCGGCTGTGCGGGCGAGCACGGTGACGTAGGCCGGCACCCGCTGTCCCTGGCAACTGCCACTATTTGCCTTGCTCGGCGTTGTCGAGCCGGCGCGGCCCGGTTGCAGCATCAGCATGGTCCCCGACACCGCCGAGCGTGTCGAAAAGCGGACGCCGGCGAACTATGGTGAGGCGGTGATGCTCGAGCCAGGTGACCGGTTTGCTGGATTCATGGTGAAAGCCCGGCTAGGTCATGGCGGCAGCAGCGGGGTGTATCTGGCCGAGGATCTGGAACGCTCGCAGCCTGTGTCGCTGAAGATTCTCGGGCCGGACGACAGCCGATCACCCGAGGCGCGTGCGCGATTTGTGCACGAGTTCGACATCTTGTCCGCGCTGCGGCATCCCACCATCGTTCGGATCTACACACACGGTGAAACCGACGGCAGGCTGTGGTCGGCGCGCGAGTACGTGGCGGGCGCGACGGGGTCGACGTTGGTGCGGATGCCACACCAACACCCGGATCTGCGACGGGTTCTGCACCTGCTGAACCATGTCGCGGCAGGATTGGATTTCGCGCACGCCAACGATGTGGTCCATCTCGACGTCAAACCGGCGAATGTGCTGGTCGGCGCGGACGAACCTGCGACAGTGAAAATCTCGGACTTCGACCAGGCCCGGTGGCTGCACCGGCCCGAACCTCCCCTGGCCAACAACGGTTTCGTCGTGGTGTCGGTGCCGTATGCCGCACCGGAACTGCTACAGGCGGGCGCGGTGTCCCCTGCGACGGACCAATACGCGCTCGCCTGCTCGGCCATCGAACTGCTCACCGGCCGCCCGCCATTCCCCCGCGCCGACCTCATGGCCACCGCAGAGGCTCAACTGCACGACCCACCCCCCGAGATCTCCGAGCGCAGGCACTGGATCCCGCCCGAGGTCGACGCGATCTTGCACCGGTCGCTCGCAAAAGACCCCGGTGCCCGCTACGACTCGTGCACCGAGCCCATCCGCCTGCTCACCGAGGCGCTCCAGGACATTGATCCACGCCCCCTCGCTCCCCTACTGAACCGTCTGAAGGTGGCATTCACCCGATCGCATCTGCTGAACACCACCCTCGGACGGAAAGAACGGGAGGCGTCGATTGTCAGGTGTTCAGCGGAGCGGTGGGTGGGAAGGTGACCGGCAGTTCGGTCAGTGCCCTGTGGAAGGGACCTGGCCGCCAGTCGGGTGTCCGGTCCGGCAGGTTCAGTGTGATCTCCGGCAGTGCGTCGAGGAGTTGGTCGATGGCCTCTTGCGCGATCAGGTAGGCCAGGGGTCGCGCTGGGCAGGCGTGTGGGCCGAGCCCCCAGGCCAGGTGGGAGCGGTTGCCGGTCAGGTCGTCGGTACGGATTGCGGGGTCGTTGTTGCAGGCGGCCATGCTGATGACGACGGGCTGGTGTGCGGGCAGCCAGATGTCGTCGATGAGGATCGGATGGCGGGGGTAGGTGATCAGCAGGTTCGCCAGTGGCGGGTCGTTGAACAAGACCTCGTCGAGGGCATCGCGAGACGACAGGTTGCCGCCGAGGATGCTGTCACCGAAGCGCTCGTCGGTGAGGATCAGCAGCAGGGTGTTGGTGATCAGGTTCAGTTCGAATTCGATCCCGGTGCCGTAGACCTGTGACACGTGGTGGGACGCCTCGACGTCATCCAGCCGGGCGGGATGCTGGAGCAGTACCGAGGTGATATCGCGCTTGGGTTCGGCGCGTTTGAGTGCCACCAACTTCATCAGCGCCTCCCCCAGTATCTGGTTGCCCTTCTCGGCGTCGACACCTTCGAGCAGGGCGGCCGTACCGGCGGCGATCTGCCCGCCGATCTCCGGGGTGCAGCCGAGCAGATAGTTGACGACTTCGAATACCAGCGGGAACACGTACTGCCGGATCAGGTCGGCGGACCCGTCCTGGCAGAAGGAGTTGATCAGTGGGATGGCAAGACCCTCCACGATGGCGTGGAGGGCATACAGATCGACCTCGTCGATGCTCGCGGTGATCGCCCCTCGGTAGCGGGCGAAGTCGGCCCCGGCGCTACGACTGGCCATCGGCCGCCACTCCAAGAGGGGGAGGATGGGGCAGTCAGCGGGAATGTTCTTCTGCCAGGCGCGCGGGTCGGCGGGAAAGTGCTCGGGATCATTGAGGATCCGCACTGCGGTGCTGTAGCCGACCACCAGGGTGGCGGGGACGCCGGGCGACAGCTCCACCGGCGCCAAAGACCCGTAGCGTCTGCGCATTTCGTGGTAGAAGCGGTGTGGATCGGCCGCGAACTCGGGCGCGTACATGGGCACCCGTGGGTCGTCGGAATCGATCGGAGAGCCGTGCACCACCGGGCACGATTGAGCTGAAACCCGAGACTGCGGCGTACTCAAGGAGCAAACTCCCAACTATTCGTAGGCACTGCATGATTGCTGAAGTACCGCTCCCTAGCCGGACGCTGCACTGGAGCGGGTTACCGGAGCTATGCCGGAACCGGTCGATGGTATAGCGCGCACGGCACAGCATTGTCAGTGCATACGAAACCTGCTCCGCAGAATGTTTTTCGAGCCCGATGCGCGGCCGGACTGCCGCCTGGCCGCGACACCGTGATGGGTAGTGGAGGAGATCGGTGTCAGACGCCGAGAGCGTCCAGCGAATCGTGATCGTCGATGGCCGTGGTGATTCGCTTCAACAGCGTCAAGCAGGTCTCCACCGGCTGCATCTTGGGTTGATATGCCGCCCTGCCGATCGTGAACGCCCAAGCCGCGTAGGCGAACATGGACTGTTGGCGGTACGCCAGCCATGCGTCATCGAACGACGGGGCCTTGCCGTCGAGCGGTCCGAGCTCGTCCAGGTATGCCGCCAGCAGTTCGCGATCCCAGGCACGCCGGTCCTCGGGCTCGCATCCAGAGTTGACGGTGTAGGCGAAGTCGTGTGCCCAACCTCCCCGCATCACCACCTGCCAGTCGACGAATCCCATTCGCCCTGTGCCGGTGCTGTATGTTTGGCCGATGTGCGGGTCACCGTGCAGCAGGGTCTGGGGTAGCTCGTTCGTCGCCTTGTCGATCGCGCGCTCGACACCCGCCCACAGCCGTTCGCTCTGGCCGTGCAGCGCCTCGGGAACCACTTCCTCGGCTCGCCGCAGGCCGACCTCGCAACGCTTCTTCATGTCGATGGCGGCGAGATATGCCTGGAGCGCTTCGGTCGTGCTCTTGAGGTCCGCGATCGACGAGTGGTTCCAGAAGGTGCGGTGGAGCCGAGCGAGATTGCGTACCAGATCTTCGATCTGGTCACGGGCGACCGGGGCGTTCGGCTCGATGAACCGCGCACCGCGGGTCGAGGCGATGTCTTCCATCAGGGCGATCGAACGCCACGACCCCGCGTCGGCGGCGCCCCAATAGCCGATCGGAGCCTCGATATCGACCTGGGGCCGGAAGTCCCTGAAGAAGCGGGTTTCGCCGTCGATCATTTTGCCGCCACCGAGCAGGATGCGCTGGGAGAAGGCGGTTGTCGTCT carries:
- a CDS encoding cytochrome P450, encoding MSTPQSRVSAQSCPVVHGSPIDSDDPRVPMYAPEFAADPHRFYHEMRRRYGSLAPVELSPGVPATLVVGYSTAVRILNDPEHFPADPRAWQKNIPADCPILPLLEWRPMASRSAGADFARYRGAITASIDEVDLYALHAIVEGLAIPLINSFCQDGSADLIRQYVFPLVFEVVNYLLGCTPEIGGQIAAGTAALLEGVDAEKGNQILGEALMKLVALKRAEPKRDITSVLLQHPARLDDVEASHHVSQVYGTGIEFELNLITNTLLLILTDERFGDSILGGNLSSRDALDEVLFNDPPLANLLITYPRHPILIDDIWLPAHQPVVISMAACNNDPAIRTDDLTGNRSHLAWGLGPHACPARPLAYLIAQEAIDQLLDALPEITLNLPDRTPDWRPGPFHRALTELPVTFPPTAPLNT
- a CDS encoding FadR/GntR family transcriptional regulator — its product is MPHQESAGLTALGAVLSPLEGGGPKTEAVVQRLSAAISLGVMADGQQLPSETDLANQLGVSTMTLREALAVLRQQGIVHTKRGRGGGSFIRGSAEVLENTSLVRLQQMSIQELRDLGDEHFAVTGAAAVFAARRGLRADIARLRALADRLKDSTELATARRADSRFHIEMAVCAQSTRLTRAEVALQAELSALLWLPRLKLDPAAEATAHRDLVDAIEREDDGRARELAESHTESRIRRLVALRLELSD
- a CDS encoding serine/threonine-protein kinase produces the protein MLEPGDRFAGFMVKARLGHGGSSGVYLAEDLERSQPVSLKILGPDDSRSPEARARFVHEFDILSALRHPTIVRIYTHGETDGRLWSAREYVAGATGSTLVRMPHQHPDLRRVLHLLNHVAAGLDFAHANDVVHLDVKPANVLVGADEPATVKISDFDQARWLHRPEPPLANNGFVVVSVPYAAPELLQAGAVSPATDQYALACSAIELLTGRPPFPRADLMATAEAQLHDPPPEISERRHWIPPEVDAILHRSLAKDPGARYDSCTEPIRLLTEALQDIDPRPLAPLLNRLKVAFTRSHLLNTTLGRKEREASIVRCSAERWVGR
- a CDS encoding aminoglycoside phosphotransferase family protein; the encoded protein is MNHKLWLLGRSVTVGAHILGEKMLRPKARDVEDVPVSGETLTPRWLTAVLCRDVPEAEVLSFETSNGSRGTSTRVAIRVEYNDAGKQASLPTDLFAKTTTAFSQRILLGGGKMIDGETRFFRDFRPQVDIEAPIGYWGAADAGSWRSIALMEDIASTRGARFIEPNAPVARDQIEDLVRNLARLHRTFWNHSSIADLKSTTEALQAYLAAIDMKKRCEVGLRRAEEVVPEALHGQSERLWAGVERAIDKATNELPQTLLHGDPHIGQTYSTGTGRMGFVDWQVVMRGGWAHDFAYTVNSGCEPEDRRAWDRELLAAYLDELGPLDGKAPSFDDAWLAYRQQSMFAYAAWAFTIGRAAYQPKMQPVETCLTLLKRITTAIDDHDSLDALGV